TCACGACATAGCCCTGGTGCTCAGCCGTCTTCAGGATCAGGCAGCGCGTATATACAGGGGCTCACTACGCGGCTCGCCCGGTACGGCCTGCTCTGTGGCTTCGCCGCCCGGCTGTCTCGTGTGCCCGATTCAGCTTCGCGCGCTTAGCACGGCAGTCCTCGGGCACATGCAGGATATCGGCCGCAGGTCCAGGCCGACCACGGAGGCCCCTCCGGGGCGGCATGCCGTAAACCATTGGATTCACACGTGTCTGCATACGAATTTCCGAATGACCTGGTAGAGATTCAGCGCGACTACGAGCAAGCCGACGCCCACGTCGAAAAACTGGTCGCCGCTCTCCCCTCGACGATAGACATCATGACCGGCAAACCGAAGACCACCGACAAGCAGGAGGACGAAGTACAGAAGGCCCGCGAGGTGCGGTTGCAGGCGCAGGAGAAGCGCGACCAGCACCCGTGGCTGCAAGACATCGACGACCAGTACGCCGCCAGGATGCAACTGTGGAAGGCCGCGCGCTCCAGCGAGTGAAACTCCCCCGCCTGGCCACTCTTCTCCCCCGCTCTCCCCCGCCGCGCTGGCCTACTCGTCGACCACCAGGGCGGCCTGCACCGTGGCGGCAGCTTCGGCGTTCACCGGCATATCGCATCACGCTCTGGCGTCCGCATGGTGCTGGAGGACGATCACACGGTCGCGGCGGTGGCCCGGGAGTTCGGCATCAACGCCGGCACCTTGGGCAGTTGGGTGACTCGGCATCGGGTCGTGCGCAGCCCAGATGAGCAGCCGGTCTCCGGGCCGGAGCGGGCCCGGATCCGGGAGTTGGAGCGAGAGAACGCCGAGCTGCGCGAGAAGCTGGCGTTCCTGAATCTAAGGACTGTCCGGAATCCGCTAGGCACCTCACTTCAAAAGGCCGCTCGCGCCTGGCGCGCGAACGCCCTGCCCGACCTCTGGCAGGATGATCTCCCCGCACCCCCACGAAGGACATCCTCATGAGGCGATGGCTCGCCCTCGCAGCCGCCACCCTGATCACATCCGTGTCCACCGCTGTACCCGCAACCGCGCAGACCGGCCCGCCAGACCCGGCACAAGCGGTCAAACGGCAGTTTCGAGCCCAACACGGTGTGCAGATCGCCGAGATCTCTCGCATGATCTTCAAGGACGCGACCTCGACCCGTGACCGGCTCGCCAGCAGGCTTCAGCTTGGCTCCGCTGGTCCCGTTGCCGTCGACACCTCTATGCATTCCGTGCTTGACGCGAAGAGCGCGAAGGCTGCGGAAACCAACGAACTGCTGGCCGACCTGGCAGGCCCGTTCCAAATGAGTGCTGTCGGCGGGTACCTGTACATCTCCGGCGTCTACTCGCTACCTCAGGGCAAGACCTGGTCGAGGTCAGCGCTACTAAGGCCCGTCGTCGACTATGCCAGCCAGCAGGCGACGGTTAACGTGTTCGACCCGGCTGCCTTGAAGACCCTGTTGAGGGGAGCGACGGTCAAGCCGGTTTCTGGCGGGTTCTTCTACCAGGGCACGCTTGCCAAGTCGAAGATTTCTTGGCGTCTGTGGACTGATGCCACGGGGCTGCCCAAGCGATTGTTGACTAACAAACGGGTGGTCGACGAGAACAGGCTTACGAAGATCGAGAGGATTGACACCCGATACACCGATTGGGGGATG
This region of Streptosporangium sp. NBC_01495 genomic DNA includes:
- a CDS encoding transposase, whose protein sequence is MVLEDDHTVAAVAREFGINAGTLGSWVTRHRVVRSPDEQPVSGPERARIRELERENAELREKLAFLNLRTVRNPLGTSLQKAARAWRANALPDLWQDDLPAPPRRTSS